From Macaca fascicularis isolate 582-1 chromosome 14, T2T-MFA8v1.1, a single genomic window includes:
- the LOC102147178 gene encoding LOW QUALITY PROTEIN: olfactory receptor 52A4-like (The sequence of the model RefSeq protein was modified relative to this genomic sequence to represent the inferred CDS: inserted 1 base in 1 codon; substituted 1 base at 1 genomic stop codon): protein MALPITNGTLFMPFVLTFIGIPGLKSVQCWIGIPFCAMYIIALIGNSLVLIIIKSEPSLQEPMYIFLAMLGATDISLSTSIVPKMLGIFWFHLPEIYFDACLFQMWLIHTFQGIESGILLAMALGCYVVICYPLRHAMVFTRQLVTYIVVGVTLQPAILVIPRLLLIKCRLKIYRTKLISHTYCEHMALVKLATEDVYINKFYGILGAFIVGGLDFIFITLTCIQVFITVFHLPLKEAXLKVFNTCIPHICVFFQFYLLTFFXILYSQIWILYPIICTHHLVQYLPTSPTNPQPLYLWDKDQAH from the exons GTGCTGACATTTATTGGGATCCCTGGTTTGAAATCTGTACAGTGTTGGATTGGGATTCCATTCTGTGCTATGTACATCATTGCTCTGATTGGAAATTCTCTGGTTTTGATCATCATCAAATCCGAGCCAAGCCTCCAGGAACCCATGTATATCTTCCTGGCCATGCTAGGAGCCACAGACATTTCACTTAGCACCAGCATTGTGCCCAAGATGCTTggtattttttggttccatttgccAGAGATATATTTTGATGCTTGCCTCTTTCAGATGTGGCTCATCCACACATTTCAAGGCATCGAATCAGGAATCCTGCTAGCCATGGCTCTGGGCTGCTATGTAGTGATCTGTTATCCTCTGAGGCATGCTATGGTATTCACTCGACAGCTAGTCACTTATATTGTAGTTGGAGTGACATTGCAGCCTGCCATTCTGGTAATTCCACGTCTATTGCTTATAAAATGCCGTCTGAAAATCTACCGAACCAAGTTAATATCCCACACTTACTGTGAACACATGGCCCTTGTGAAGCTTGCCACTGAGGATGTTTACATTAATAAGTTCTATGGCATCCTTGGAGCATTTATTGTTGGTGGGCTTGACTTCATTTTCATCACCCTCACCTGTATTCAAGTATTTATCACTGTCTTTCACTTGCCTCTGAAAGAGGCATGACTTAAGGTATTTAATACATGTATTCCCCATATATGTGTCTTCTTCCAATTCTATCTCcttacttttt ccattttgtattcACAGATTTGGATCTTATATCCTATCATATGTACACATCACCTTGTCCAGTATTTACCTACTAGTCCCACCAATCCTCAACCCCTTTATCTATGGGATAAAGACCAAGCACATTAG
- the LOC102131009 gene encoding olfactory receptor 51V1-like: MMVLSGNCLVLRVIHTEPSLREPMFYFLAMLGLTDLCMGLCTVHTVLGILWGLSQEISLDACIAQTFFSHGLSIMESGVLLAMAFDHFTAICNPLRYTSILTNVRIIKIGLGILIRSFAFIMAPIIRLKLFHYCHSHVLSHSFCLHQDLLRLACSDIRFNSFYALALVICTLLFDSVLIIISYMLILQSVLAIASREERLKPLQTCVSHVCAVLVFYIPIIGLTMVHHFGKHLSPVVQVLMGNIYIIFPPLMNPIIYSVKTQQIRVRIQRWFFLKRK; this comes from the coding sequence ATGATGGTACTTTCAGGGAACTGCCTGGTGCTGCGTGTGATTCATACAGAGCCGAGCCTGCGTGAGCCCATGTTCTACTTCCTGGCCATGCTGGGTCTCACTGACCTGTGCATGGGGCTGTGTACAGTACACACAGTATTGGGAATTTTATGGGGTCTCAGCCAGGAGATTAGTCTGGATGCCTGTATTGCTCAAACCTTCTTCAGTCATGGTCTATCAATTATGGAGTCTGGAGTCCTCCTCGCCATGGCCTTTGATCATTTTACAGCTATCTGTAACCCTCTAAGGTATACATCTATACTCACCAATGTCAGGATCATCAAAATTGGGCTGGGAATTTTAATTAGGAGTTTTGCGTTCATCATGGCACCCATAATCCGCCTAAAGCTTTTTCATTACTGCCATTCCCATGTCCTTTCTCACTCTTTCTGCCTTCACCAAGATCTGCTGAGACTAGCCTGCTCTGACATCCGCTTCAACAGCTTCTATGCCTTGGCTCTGGTGATTTGTACGCTTTTGTTTGATTCTGTGTTAATTATCATATCGTACATGCTGATCCTGCAATCTGTCTTGGCTATTGCATCCCGAGAAGAGCGACTGAAGCCCTTGCAGACCTGTGTTTCTCATGTCTGTGCTGTCCTGGTCTTCTACATCCCAATCATTGGCCTCACCATGGTGCATCACTTTGGGAAGCACCTCTCTCCTGTGGTCCAGGTCCTCATGGGCAACATCTACATCATCTTCCCACCTCTCATGAACCCCATCATCTATAGTGTGAAGACACAACAGATCCGTGTCAGAATTCAGAGGTGgttcttcttgaagagaaagTAA
- the LOC102122690 gene encoding olfactory receptor 52P1-like, with translation MGDNATHYHISSFFLIGIPGLQDFHCWIGIPVFLLFVLTLLGNSVIIVTVKLEPSLQQPMYFFLCMLAVNDMALASSTAPKMLGIFWFDAHRVVFNICLAQMYFIHTFCIIESGLLVAMAFDRFVAICIPLRYTTILTTPVVVKVGAIGVIRAILMVLPSPLLIKRLPYYTKYVINHAYCEHMAVVKLASANTFINRAYGISVALSVVILDLGLIATSYIKILQAVFRLSSQNARSKALGTCAAHVCTILVFYTPALFSFLTHRIGKKVPPSIHIIFASLYLLVPPTVNPLVYGVKTKQIRDQVMGLFFSKKKISSK, from the coding sequence ATGGGAGACAATGCTACACATTACCACATCTCATCCTTCTTCCTGATTGGTATTCCTGGTTTGCAAGATTTTCACTGCTGGATTGGCATCCCTGTCTTCCTCCTGTTTGTCCTGACCTTGCTGGGGAACAGTGTAATCATTGTTACTGTCAAGCTAGAACCAAGCCTCCAGCAGcctatgtattttttcctttgcatGCTGGCAGTGAATGACATGGCTCTTGCCTCTTCCACAGCACCCAAAATGCTTGGAATCTTCTGGTTTGATGCTCACAGGGTTGTCTTTAATATCTGCTTAGCACAAATGTATTTCATCCACACATTTTGCATTATTGAGTCAGGCCTTCTTGTTGCCATGGCCTTTGACCGCTTTGTAGCTATTTGTATCCCACTGCGTTATACAACCATCCTGACGACACCAGTGGTTGTTAAAGTGGGTGCCATTGGTGTAATTCGAGCTATCCTAATGGTTTTGCCCTCTCCTCTTCTTATTAAGAGGCTACCGTATTACACCAAATATGTCATCAATCACGCGTATTGTGAGCACATGGCTGTGGTGAAGTTGGCCAGCGCCAATACCTTCATTAACAGAGCATATGGAATCTCTGTGGCCCTTTCAGTGGTGATATTGGACCTAGGGCTCATTGCCACGTCCTATATCAAAATCCTTCAGGCAGTCTTTCGTCTTTCTTCCCAGAATGCCCGCTCTAAAGCACTGGGCACCTGTGCTGCCCATGTCTGCACTATTCTTGTCTTCTATACGCCTGCACTTTTTAGCTTCCTAACTCACCGCATTGGCAAGAAGGTACCTCCAAGTATCCACATAATTTTTGCAAGTTTGTACCTTCTAGTTCCCCCCACAGTCAATCCCCTGGTATATGGTGTCAAGACCAAGCAGATTAGAGACCAAGTGATGGGTCtgtttttctcaaagaaaaagatttcTAGTAAGTAA
- the LOC102123063 gene encoding olfactory receptor 52K1-like codes for MKINKYKEYATHYHISSFFLIGIPGLQDFHCWIGIPVFLLFVLTLLGNSVIIVTVKLEPGLQQPMYFFLCMLAVNDMALASSTAPKMLGILWFDAHRIDFNICLTQLYFIYTFCVIESAILVAMAFDRCVAICIPLCYTTILSTPMVVKIGLVDIIRAIFMVWPHPLFITKLQYYTKYVINDACCEHMAVRLARASIFIYRVYGISVALSVMILDLGPIATSCIKILQAVFRLSSQSTISKSMGTCATHVCTILVCYIPALFSFLIHCIAKKESQSMHIIFATLYLLVPPTVNILAYGIKTKHIGNQVVGPFFSNKKISISNKKISLSLSLSLYI; via the exons atgaaaataaacaaatacaaagaatatG CTACACATTACCACATCTCATCCTTCTTCCTGATTGGTATTCCTGGTTTGCAAGATTTTCACTGCTGGATTGGCATACCTGTCTTCCTCCTGTTTGTCCTGACCCTGCTGGGGAACAGTGTAATCATTGTTACTGTCAAGTTAGAGCCAGGCCTTCAGCAGcctatgtattttttcctttgcatGCTGGCAGTGAATGACATGGCCCTTGCCTCTTCCACAGCACCCAAAATGCTTGGCATCCTCTGGTTTGATGCTCACAGGATTGACTTTAATATCTGTCTCACACAACTATATTTTATCTACACATTTTGCGTTATTGAGTCAGCCATCCTTGTTGCCATGGCTTTTGACCGCTGTGTAGCTATTTGCATCCCACTGTGTTATACAACCATCCTGTCAACACCAATGGTTGTAAAAATAGGTTTAGTTGATATAATCCGAGCTATCTTTATGGTTTGGCCACATCCTCTTTTCATTACTAAGCTACAATATTACACCAAGTATGTCATCAATGATGCCTGTTGTGAGCACATGGCTGTGAGGTTGGCCCGCGCCAGCATCTTCATTTACAGAGTATATGGAATCTCTGTGGCCCTTTCAGTGATGATATTGGACCTAGGGCCCATAGCCACATCCTGTATCAAAATCCTTCAGGCAGTCTTTCGTCTCTCTTCCCAGAGCACCATCTCTAAATCAATGGGCACCTGTGCTACTCATGTCTGCACTATTCTTGTTTGTTACATACCTGCACTTTTTAGCTTTCTAATTCACTGCATTGCCAAGAAGGAATCTCAAAGTATGCACATAATTTTTGCAACTTTGTACCTTCTAGTTCCCCCAACAGTCAATATCCTGGCATATGGTATCAAAACCAAGCATATTGGAAACCAAGTGGTGGGTCCCTTtttctcaaataagaaaatttctatatcaaataagaaaatttctctctctctctctctctctctatatatatag